A section of the Anabaena cylindrica PCC 7122 genome encodes:
- the lipB gene encoding lipoyl(octanoyl) transferase LipB, giving the protein MIHSSATAKYRCFLYNQGLMPYLDAHQWQRSLLQERINNPSLDDVLILLEHPPVYTLGKGANSEFIKFDIDKSEYDVHRVERGGEVTYHCPGQLVGYPILNLQRYRQDLHWYLRQLEEVLIRVLANYGLSGDRIPGFTGVWLEGYKVAAIGIKVSRWVTMHGFALNVCPDLKGFERIIPCGIADKAVGSLADWIPGIKCQEVRFCVAHCFSEVFGVELVESQFEKSAYS; this is encoded by the coding sequence ATGATTCATAGTAGTGCAACCGCAAAATATCGGTGTTTTTTATACAACCAAGGATTAATGCCATATTTAGATGCTCATCAATGGCAGCGATCGCTTCTCCAAGAACGTATCAATAACCCCAGCCTAGATGACGTACTCATTTTGCTAGAACATCCCCCTGTTTACACTCTGGGTAAAGGAGCTAATTCAGAATTTATCAAATTTGATATTGACAAAAGCGAGTATGATGTGCATCGAGTTGAAAGAGGTGGTGAAGTAACTTATCATTGTCCTGGTCAACTGGTGGGGTATCCGATTTTAAATCTGCAACGTTATCGTCAAGACCTGCATTGGTACTTGCGTCAACTAGAGGAAGTGTTAATTCGCGTTTTGGCAAATTATGGATTGTCAGGCGATCGCATTCCCGGTTTTACTGGTGTATGGTTAGAAGGTTACAAAGTCGCAGCCATAGGCATTAAAGTCAGTCGTTGGGTGACTATGCACGGTTTTGCTTTAAATGTTTGTCCTGATCTAAAAGGCTTTGAACGTATTATCCCTTGTGGCATTGCTGATAAGGCTGTCGGTAGTTTAGCAGACTGGATTCCCGGTATTAAATGTCAAGAAGTACGTTTTTGCGTAGCCCACTGCTTTTCTGAAGTATTTGGCGTAGAATTAGTCGAGTCTCAGTTTGAAAAATCTGCATATTCTTAA
- the sbcD gene encoding exonuclease subunit SbcD: protein MIKILHLSDIHMGSGFSHGRINPVTGLNTRLEDFVNTLSLCIDQALADAVDMVIFGGDAFPDATPPPYVQEAFASQFRRLVDADIPTVLLVGNHDQHSQGIGGASLNIYRTLGVPGFVVGDTLTTHHIQTRNGKVQVITLPWLTRSTLMTRQETAGLSMADVNQLLTERLQVVLEGEIRRLDPDVPTVLLAHLMADNATLGAERLLAVGKGFTLPLSMLTRPCFDYVALGHVHRHQNLNKSNDPPVIYPGSIERVDFSEEKEDKGYVMVELERGKVNWEFCSLPVRVFRTIEVDLSKADDPQGVLFKAIAKHNLQDTVVRLIYKLRSEQLDLIDNSSIHDALSVTHTYTIQPELVSQLAKPRIPELSASSSIDPMEALKTYLNNREDLKDLATSMLEAAQTLLQDDEEILLI, encoded by the coding sequence ATGATTAAAATTCTCCACCTTTCAGATATCCACATGGGAAGCGGTTTCTCCCACGGACGCATCAATCCAGTTACGGGTTTGAATACACGTTTAGAGGATTTTGTTAATACTTTATCTTTGTGTATTGACCAAGCCCTAGCTGATGCTGTAGATATGGTGATATTTGGCGGTGATGCTTTTCCTGATGCTACGCCACCGCCTTATGTACAGGAAGCTTTTGCTAGTCAATTTCGTCGTCTTGTTGATGCTGATATCCCGACGGTGCTGTTAGTGGGTAATCATGATCAACATTCCCAGGGAATAGGAGGCGCAAGTTTAAATATTTACCGGACTTTGGGTGTACCGGGGTTTGTGGTGGGTGATACTTTGACTACTCACCATATTCAAACTCGTAATGGAAAGGTGCAGGTAATTACTCTCCCTTGGTTAACTCGTTCTACTTTGATGACTCGTCAAGAAACTGCGGGTTTGTCTATGGCGGATGTTAATCAACTGTTAACAGAACGGTTACAGGTGGTTTTAGAAGGGGAAATTCGCCGACTTGACCCTGATGTACCAACGGTGCTTTTGGCACATTTGATGGCTGATAATGCAACTTTGGGGGCGGAACGTTTGTTGGCTGTGGGTAAGGGTTTTACTTTACCGCTATCTATGCTAACGCGTCCTTGTTTTGATTATGTGGCTTTGGGACACGTTCACCGTCACCAGAATTTAAATAAATCGAATGATCCACCGGTGATTTATCCGGGAAGTATTGAAAGGGTCGATTTTAGTGAGGAGAAGGAAGATAAGGGTTATGTGATGGTGGAATTGGAACGGGGAAAAGTAAATTGGGAATTTTGCTCTTTACCTGTACGAGTATTCCGCACGATTGAGGTAGATTTATCTAAGGCTGATGATCCCCAAGGGGTTTTGTTTAAAGCGATCGCAAAACATAATCTTCAAGATACCGTAGTTCGACTGATTTACAAACTGCGATCAGAACAGTTAGATTTAATTGACAACTCTTCTATACATGATGCCTTAAGTGTAACGCATACATACACAATTCAACCAGAGTTAGTTAGTCAGTTAGCTAAACCTCGTATTCCTGAATTAAGTGCAAGTAGCAGTATTGACCCGATGGAAGCGTTAAAAACTTATTTAAATAATCGGGAAGATTTAAAAGACCTTGCTACATCTATGTTAGAAGCGGCACAAACTTTATTACAAGATGATGAAGAAATTTTGTTAATATAA
- the hpf gene encoding ribosome hibernation-promoting factor, HPF/YfiA family, protein MKLVIHGKNIEITDAIREYVHQKIEKAVSHFQNITNEVDVHLSVARNPRISTRQAAEVTIYANGSVIRAEESSENLYASIDLVADKIARQLRKYKERRQDHKTQPIPTNEVVAPEPVTDLIGDRTPELPGEVVRTKYFSMPPMTLAEAQEQLQLVGHDFYMFRNAETGEINVIYERNHGGFGVIQPRNGNGHTNGKNGKTANIAVPEKSKA, encoded by the coding sequence ATGAAGCTTGTCATCCACGGTAAAAATATAGAAATCACCGATGCCATCCGGGAATATGTGCATCAAAAAATTGAAAAAGCAGTTAGTCACTTTCAGAACATCACAAACGAAGTGGATGTCCATTTAAGCGTAGCTCGCAATCCCCGAATTAGTACCAGACAAGCTGCGGAAGTCACTATATATGCTAATGGTAGCGTCATCCGTGCCGAGGAAAGCAGCGAAAACTTATATGCAAGTATTGACTTAGTTGCAGATAAAATAGCCCGGCAACTGCGTAAATATAAAGAACGAAGACAAGACCACAAAACCCAACCCATACCAACCAACGAGGTAGTAGCGCCTGAACCAGTAACTGATTTAATAGGCGATCGCACTCCCGAACTACCAGGAGAAGTCGTCCGCACCAAATATTTTTCCATGCCCCCCATGACCCTTGCAGAAGCCCAAGAACAACTGCAACTCGTAGGACACGACTTTTATATGTTCCGTAACGCCGAAACCGGAGAAATTAACGTCATTTACGAACGTAATCACGGCGGTTTTGGTGTCATTCAACCCCGCAACGGTAACGGTCATACCAACGGCAAAAATGGCAAAACAGCTAACATCGCTGTACCAGAAAAATCTAAAGCCTAA
- a CDS encoding GAF domain-containing protein, translated as MFSRSVILTPSELKSAIIRNPLIVKPETTVIDAIAMLAAGIGQMGGVGAISNTKIIDGQLDELHLETRPSCVLVMEDGKLLGIFTERDVVRLISQQHSLENLVIQDVMTYPVVTLYESAFSDLFSTINLLQQYHIRHIPILNEQDCVVGLVTDESLRQISNPIYPLRSRLVSAAMTNEVICAALDSSIRTIVQLMAKNCISCVIIVQKRGSQAQPLQIPVGIITEQDIVKFQVLGLNLETSQAETVMSAPIFSVKPNDSLEMVQQIMEQQLIRKLAVTNEEGNLLGIVTQNSLLQTLNPLELYKLAEVLEEKVLRLEAEKILLLETRTVELEKELADQNIALQTKTEQEKLVAIIATQIRSSLNLQTILDTTVEQIRQLLNCDRVTIWQLEANGKLITVAESTGCTLSLLGQQSQDQCISQQLVEIYQQGKIRIVPDIYTTEMSDCHRNLLISLDIRAKILMPLMCGDELWGFLNVTESQHPRQWQDSEIELLKLLTVQLAIALQQATTHQKLQEELRERQRAESTLQKLVTGTAAVTGDDFFPALVQHIAEALDVSYAIVTELVGDQLHTLGFWANGSLQPSVSYYAAHTPCKYALRDGQFYCKSGIQEAFANDFDLVMMRADSYLGIALKDDLGNAIGNLCILDVQPLHNSQLKEARDILQVFAARAAAELQRKIAKDALISLNHNLELRIEQRTTKLQAREAQLRDLFDNATDLIQSISLNGRILFVNKSWKEALGYDDTDLEKLSIFQVIHPDELVHCQTVMASLASGNPSMSMETRFLTKDGREIIVEGNVNCQFAKGKPIATRGVFRDITQRKQAELALEEAQQFLYTVLDTFPLFIFWKNRESVYLGCNQNFAISGGFASPAEVIGKTDDDFPWRNGEADIYRADDRQVIESGIAKLGIIETQQQTNGSTIWLETNKLPLRNLKGEVIGILGTYQDITERKQAENALQNSELRFRRMFDSSVVGMIFADFQGRILDTNDRFLQMLGYTRDDFNAGAINWLAITPSEYIPTDFAAIDHLMKYGEIDPWEKAYYRQDGSRIPVLIGAAILPESKDQTICVVVDISEQKAALRERQEAELSLQQEAMYKQLLLTLSQAIRESLEIEVILNTSVNEARSLLVVDRVAVYRFQPDWSGEFITEAVVPGWVKLAAESDVKKVWQDTYLQETQGGRFRNYETLIVRDIYQAGLQPCHIELLEQFQARAYVITPIFVGESLWGLLGMYQNDQPYWWTTGEIELLQQIASQLAIAIYQANLYQQVQAELIIRQKAELAISHQLQQQRTLGKIVQKIRDSLDIKDILATVTQEIKNSLNCDRVIVFRLFADGESQIVEEAVSGELVSLKNRHWDNEVWSQEILDYYWQGQPRIVTDVMEDIWTDCLVEYSIEGQVQSKIVAPILQEAQDGEKNRWVASGENNKLWGVLVVHACSEKRIWKDCEAQLLQQIANQLAIAIQQANLFEKLQQELTERQKTEIKLTHSNQQLAISNEELARATRLKDEFLANMSHELRTPLNAILGMTEALQEQVFGGINERQLKALKTVENSGNHLLELINDILDLAKIEAGQINLNCTSISVSHLCQSSLAFIKQQALKKRIKLNIKLPQNLPDLFVDERRIRQVLINLLNNGVKFTPQGGSITLEVTQFHPDMENADFFPQGFLRITVIDTGIGISPENINRLFHPFIQIDSSLSRQYNGTGLGLALVKQIVELHGGQVGLTSELGVGSCFMIDLPCSPLLSEITTDDQSASTSELDFLTAEEAESQAPLILLAEDNEANIITFSSYLEAKGYQIILARDGHEAVNLAKTHQPNLILMDIQMPGMDGLEAMTQIRLDPKLINIPIIALTALAMTGDRERCLEAGANDYLTKPVMLKQLATTIQQLLNKDG; from the coding sequence ATGTTTAGCCGTTCCGTAATACTTACCCCATCAGAATTGAAATCTGCTATTATCCGTAATCCTCTGATAGTTAAACCAGAGACAACGGTAATAGATGCGATCGCAATGCTTGCAGCAGGCATCGGTCAAATGGGTGGTGTAGGAGCAATATCTAATACTAAAATAATAGATGGGCAATTGGATGAACTCCATTTAGAGACAAGACCAAGCTGCGTGCTGGTAATGGAAGATGGTAAGTTGTTGGGCATTTTCACAGAACGCGATGTAGTACGCCTGATTTCCCAGCAACATTCCTTAGAGAATTTGGTGATTCAAGATGTGATGACTTATCCAGTTGTCACCCTATACGAATCGGCTTTTAGCGATTTATTTTCTACAATTAATCTCTTGCAGCAGTATCACATTCGCCACATACCCATCCTGAATGAGCAAGATTGTGTGGTTGGGCTAGTAACTGATGAAAGTCTACGGCAAATATCTAATCCCATATACCCGTTGCGATCGCGGCTAGTATCTGCGGCAATGACAAATGAGGTAATTTGTGCAGCACTAGATAGTTCCATACGGACGATTGTCCAACTTATGGCAAAAAACTGCATTAGTTGCGTCATCATTGTCCAGAAACGTGGTAGCCAAGCTCAACCACTACAAATTCCGGTGGGAATTATCACAGAGCAAGATATTGTTAAATTTCAAGTATTGGGTTTGAACTTAGAAACTAGTCAAGCCGAAACAGTCATGAGTGCGCCTATTTTCTCCGTGAAACCTAATGATTCCCTGGAGATGGTGCAGCAGATCATGGAACAACAGTTAATTCGGAAATTGGCAGTGACGAATGAGGAAGGGAATTTATTGGGAATAGTCACCCAAAATAGTCTACTACAGACACTTAACCCTTTAGAACTCTACAAACTGGCAGAGGTATTAGAAGAAAAAGTATTGCGGTTAGAAGCAGAAAAAATCCTCCTCCTAGAAACTCGCACCGTTGAATTAGAAAAAGAATTAGCAGATCAAAACATCGCTCTCCAGACTAAAACAGAGCAAGAAAAACTGGTGGCAATAATCGCTACTCAAATTCGATCATCCCTGAATTTGCAAACAATTCTGGATACAACAGTTGAACAGATACGGCAATTGCTGAATTGCGATCGCGTCACTATTTGGCAATTAGAAGCCAATGGGAAACTAATTACTGTGGCTGAGTCCACAGGCTGCACCCTATCTCTGCTAGGGCAACAAAGTCAAGACCAATGTATTAGCCAACAACTTGTTGAGATCTATCAGCAAGGCAAGATTCGCATTGTGCCAGATATCTACACGACCGAGATGTCAGACTGTCACCGCAATCTGTTAATTAGCCTCGATATCCGTGCCAAAATTTTGATGCCGCTGATGTGTGGTGATGAATTGTGGGGCTTTCTCAACGTTACCGAAAGCCAGCACCCCCGTCAGTGGCAAGATTCAGAAATCGAACTATTGAAACTGTTAACAGTACAACTAGCGATCGCCCTTCAGCAAGCTACCACCCACCAAAAATTACAGGAAGAACTAAGAGAACGCCAACGGGCTGAATCAACACTGCAAAAATTGGTAACAGGAACTGCTGCTGTGACAGGAGATGACTTTTTTCCAGCGTTAGTGCAACATATTGCCGAAGCCTTAGATGTCAGCTATGCGATCGTTACCGAACTAGTGGGTGATCAACTTCATACCCTGGGTTTCTGGGCTAATGGATCTTTACAACCATCAGTTTCCTACTATGCGGCTCATACACCGTGCAAATATGCCCTCAGAGATGGGCAATTTTACTGCAAAAGCGGAATACAAGAAGCCTTTGCTAATGATTTTGATTTGGTGATGATGCGGGCAGATAGTTATTTGGGCATTGCCCTAAAAGACGATCTAGGTAATGCAATTGGCAACCTTTGCATTCTAGATGTACAGCCTTTACATAATTCTCAACTCAAAGAAGCTAGGGACATTCTTCAAGTATTTGCAGCACGAGCAGCAGCAGAATTGCAACGCAAAATAGCTAAAGATGCCTTAATTAGCTTGAATCACAACTTAGAACTAAGGATAGAACAACGGACAACCAAACTACAAGCCAGAGAAGCTCAACTGCGCGATTTATTCGATAATGCCACCGATTTGATTCAAAGTATTTCCCTCAATGGTCGAATTTTATTTGTTAATAAATCATGGAAAGAAGCCTTGGGATACGATGATACCGACTTAGAAAAGTTGTCCATTTTTCAAGTTATTCATCCCGATGAACTTGTACACTGTCAAACAGTAATGGCAAGTTTAGCTTCTGGTAATCCCTCTATGAGCATGGAAACCAGATTTTTGACCAAAGATGGCCGCGAAATTATCGTTGAAGGCAATGTCAATTGTCAGTTTGCCAAGGGAAAACCGATAGCGACACGGGGTGTTTTTCGGGATATTACCCAGCGTAAACAAGCTGAACTCGCCCTAGAAGAAGCACAACAATTTCTTTACACTGTACTTGATACATTTCCCCTATTTATATTTTGGAAAAATCGAGAATCAGTTTATTTAGGCTGTAACCAAAACTTTGCTATCAGTGGGGGGTTTGCTTCCCCTGCTGAAGTTATCGGTAAGACAGATGATGATTTTCCTTGGCGAAATGGGGAAGCAGATATCTATCGAGCCGATGATCGCCAGGTGATCGAATCTGGTATAGCTAAACTCGGCATTATTGAAACTCAGCAACAGACCAATGGATCAACAATCTGGTTAGAAACCAATAAATTGCCCTTGCGTAATCTGAAGGGGGAAGTAATTGGGATTTTGGGAACTTATCAAGACATTACCGAACGGAAACAAGCCGAGAATGCATTGCAAAATAGTGAACTTCGTTTCCGCCGAATGTTTGATTCTAGTGTAGTTGGGATGATTTTTGCTGATTTTCAGGGGCGTATTCTTGATACCAATGATCGTTTCTTACAGATGCTTGGCTACACTAGGGATGACTTCAATGCCGGGGCAATTAATTGGTTAGCAATTACTCCATCTGAATATATACCGACCGACTTTGCCGCCATAGATCACCTGATGAAATATGGCGAAATTGACCCCTGGGAAAAGGCATACTACCGTCAGGATGGTAGCCGAATTCCTGTTCTCATTGGAGCAGCGATCCTCCCGGAATCAAAGGATCAAACTATTTGTGTGGTGGTGGATATTAGCGAACAAAAAGCTGCACTGCGGGAACGTCAAGAAGCTGAACTCTCTCTGCAACAGGAGGCGATGTACAAACAGTTGCTCTTAACTCTTAGCCAAGCAATTCGTGAATCCCTAGAAATTGAAGTCATTCTCAATACTTCTGTCAATGAGGCTAGATCATTACTGGTAGTAGATCGGGTAGCAGTTTACCGCTTTCAACCCGATTGGAGTGGTGAATTTATTACCGAGGCTGTGGTTCCTGGTTGGGTAAAGCTTGCAGCAGAATCTGATGTTAAAAAGGTTTGGCAAGACACCTATCTCCAAGAAACTCAAGGAGGTAGATTCCGAAACTACGAAACCTTAATAGTCCGTGATATTTATCAAGCTGGTTTGCAGCCCTGTCATATTGAACTTTTGGAACAGTTTCAAGCCAGAGCTTATGTGATTACACCCATTTTCGTAGGTGAATCACTCTGGGGTCTGTTAGGGATGTACCAAAATGATCAGCCTTATTGGTGGACAACGGGGGAAATCGAATTATTACAACAAATTGCCAGCCAGTTAGCGATCGCTATTTACCAAGCAAATTTATATCAACAAGTCCAAGCAGAATTGATCATCCGCCAAAAAGCTGAATTAGCTATCTCTCATCAGTTACAGCAACAGCGCACTCTAGGGAAAATAGTGCAGAAAATTCGAGACTCGCTAGATATCAAAGATATTTTAGCAACGGTGACTCAGGAGATCAAAAACTCGCTTAATTGCGATCGCGTCATCGTTTTTCGTCTTTTTGCTGACGGTGAAAGCCAAATTGTTGAAGAAGCCGTTTCTGGTGAGTTAGTAAGCCTCAAAAACCGCCACTGGGATAATGAAGTCTGGTCTCAAGAAATTCTTGATTACTACTGGCAAGGGCAACCCCGGATTGTAACCGATGTCATGGAAGATATTTGGACAGATTGCCTGGTGGAATATTCCATCGAAGGTCAAGTCCAGTCGAAAATCGTCGCACCGATTTTGCAAGAAGCGCAAGATGGAGAAAAAAATCGCTGGGTAGCCTCTGGGGAAAATAACAAACTTTGGGGCGTTTTGGTTGTTCATGCTTGCTCAGAAAAACGAATCTGGAAAGACTGTGAAGCCCAACTTCTCCAACAAATTGCTAACCAGTTAGCGATCGCAATTCAACAAGCAAATCTTTTTGAAAAATTACAGCAAGAACTCACAGAAAGGCAGAAAACAGAAATAAAGTTAACCCACAGCAATCAACAACTGGCCATTTCTAACGAAGAACTCGCCCGCGCCACCCGCCTCAAGGATGAATTTCTCGCCAACATGAGTCATGAACTACGTACTCCCTTAAACGCTATTTTAGGCATGACTGAAGCTCTGCAAGAGCAAGTTTTTGGCGGCATTAACGAACGCCAACTCAAAGCATTAAAAACTGTTGAGAATAGCGGTAATCATCTACTGGAATTGATCAATGACATCCTGGATTTAGCCAAAATTGAAGCCGGACAGATCAATCTCAACTGTACTTCAATTTCTGTATCTCATCTGTGCCAATCCAGTTTGGCATTTATCAAACAGCAAGCACTGAAAAAGCGCATCAAGCTAAATATTAAACTGCCACAAAACCTACCTGATCTGTTCGTCGATGAAAGACGGATTCGTCAAGTATTAATTAACCTACTTAATAATGGAGTGAAATTTACTCCACAAGGAGGAAGCATTACTTTAGAAGTCACCCAATTTCACCCCGACATGGAGAACGCTGATTTCTTCCCCCAGGGCTTCTTGCGAATTACCGTGATTGATACTGGCATTGGGATCTCCCCGGAGAATATCAATAGACTATTTCATCCTTTCATCCAAATTGATAGTTCCTTAAGTCGTCAGTATAACGGTACAGGTTTGGGACTAGCATTAGTGAAACAAATTGTCGAACTTCATGGTGGTCAGGTAGGGCTAACCAGTGAACTTGGTGTAGGTAGTTGCTTTATGATTGATTTACCCTGTAGTCCCCTTTTATCTGAAATCACCACAGATGATCAATCAGCCTCTACTTCAGAATTGGACTTCCTAACTGCTGAGGAAGCTGAAAGCCAAGCCCCCTTGATTTTGTTAGCAGAAGATAATGAAGCCAACATTATTACATTTTCTAGCTATCTGGAAGCCAAAGGCTATCAAATTATCTTAGCTAGGGATGGTCATGAAGCCGTTAACCTTGCTAAAACTCACCAGCCTAATTTGATTTTAATGGATATTCAAATGCCGGGAATGGATGGATTAGAGGCTATGACACAAATTCGCCTCGATCCTAAATTAATCAATATACCGATCATTGCACTCACGGCTTTGGCCATGACAGGCGATCGTGAACGATGTTTAGAAGCGGGGGCAAATGATTATTTGACTAAGCCAGTTATGCTCAAACAACTGGCTACCACGATTCAACAGCTTTTAAACAAAGATGGGTAA
- the cysH gene encoding phosphoadenosine phosphosulfate reductase, producing MTVSTAFDLDQLNQQFETATPKEILAWSIENIPTGLVQTSAFNVDDLVITHILYTELKHPVPVIFLDTLYHFPQTLELVAKAKEIYNLDLQTYKTPDVNSREAFTAKYGEALWDKDIAQFHQVTKIEPLLRGLDDLNTVAWITGRRRDQAVTRANMPIFELDNLGRLKVNPIAAWTRKDSWVYVAEHGVIYNPLHDQGYPSIGDEPITTKVADGEDERAGRWRGSEKTECGIHI from the coding sequence ATGACAGTTTCCACAGCTTTTGACTTAGATCAATTAAATCAACAATTTGAAACCGCCACTCCCAAAGAAATACTAGCGTGGTCTATTGAGAATATTCCCACAGGACTAGTGCAAACAAGCGCTTTTAATGTAGATGACTTGGTAATTACTCATATTCTCTATACTGAACTAAAGCATCCTGTTCCCGTCATTTTTCTTGACACCCTGTACCACTTCCCCCAAACTCTAGAACTGGTTGCGAAAGCTAAAGAAATCTACAATCTAGATTTGCAAACTTATAAAACTCCAGATGTAAATAGCCGCGAAGCCTTTACAGCTAAATATGGTGAAGCACTTTGGGACAAAGATATTGCCCAATTCCACCAAGTTACAAAAATTGAACCACTCTTACGGGGTTTAGACGATTTAAATACCGTCGCTTGGATTACAGGCCGCCGTCGTGACCAAGCCGTTACCCGCGCGAATATGCCTATATTTGAATTAGATAATCTGGGAAGATTGAAAGTAAATCCCATCGCTGCTTGGACACGAAAAGATAGTTGGGTTTATGTCGCTGAACATGGAGTAATTTACAATCCTCTTCATGACCAAGGTTATCCCAGTATTGGTGATGAACCTATTACCACCAAAGTAGCTGACGGTGAAGACGAACGCGCTGGACGCTGGAGAGGAAGTGAAAAAACTGAGTGTGGTATTCACATTTAG
- a CDS encoding peroxiredoxin: MAIKVGDQAPDFSLPAQNGSTVSLRDFRGQQAVVLYFYPKDDTPGCTMESCAFRDQYEVFKGVGAEVIGVSGDSSESHQKFAAKHNLPFTLLSDQGDQVRKLYGATTAFGFIPGRVTYVIDQQGIVQYVFDSMLNFKGHVEETLKTLQQLAAK, encoded by the coding sequence ATGGCTATCAAAGTTGGAGATCAAGCCCCAGATTTTTCTTTACCTGCCCAAAACGGTTCTACAGTCAGCCTGAGAGATTTTCGTGGTCAACAGGCTGTTGTCCTTTATTTTTATCCCAAGGATGATACACCAGGATGCACTATGGAATCTTGCGCTTTTCGGGATCAGTATGAAGTATTTAAAGGCGTTGGTGCTGAGGTGATTGGTGTGAGTGGTGATTCTAGCGAGTCTCACCAGAAGTTTGCAGCCAAGCACAATTTACCATTTACGCTTTTGAGTGATCAAGGTGATCAGGTGCGGAAGCTATATGGTGCAACTACTGCTTTTGGTTTTATCCCCGGCCGGGTGACTTATGTAATTGACCAACAGGGAATTGTGCAGTATGTGTTTGATTCTATGTTGAATTTTAAAGGCCATGTTGAGGAAACTTTGAAAACTCTGCAACAGTTGGCTGCAAAGTAG